The region TATATTTCCACCACAGTGATCTAAATGATGATGAGTATTAATTATGTATTTAGGGTGAAGTCCATTTTCTATTAGAACCTCATCTATTTTTCTTGCATCAGTATTATTCATTCCTGTATCAACTAAAAGACAATTCTTATTTTTAAATACATACACGCCTATGTTAGTGGGAGCGTTTATATAATAAGTGTTTCCCTTTATTTTCTCTAATTTCATATTTGACATAACTTAATATTTTGCCCCTTTCATATATCTATTATTTATATTTCAATAACACTTAACTGCAATTTTATACTATTTTACATTTTTTATCATAAAATGTATAATATATATATAATTTTTGAAGGATTGGTGATGCAAACAATGGAGACCTTAAAACTATTTTTTTCAGATTATATTTTTATTGGGATATTAGCATATATTATATTACCGTTGATGTTATTTTACAAAAGTTCAATATACAGCTTTGGTTCATACAACACTGAATTCTTGTCCAAGAGATCAACAGACTGCATAAAAGGTTTAAGTATTCTAGTGGTAATTTTACACCATATATCACTTAGAATGCAACATCCAGGTTCTATGCTTATATATACTACATTTGGATATCTTGCTGTAAGCATGTTTCTATTTTTCTCAGGTTATGGTTTAATGACCTCAAAATTAAAAAAGCAAAATTATTTCAAAGGATTTTTTTCAAAAAGACTCAGTAAAGTTTACATACCATTTATTATAATTAATATGATTACCCTGACAGCTCTCATTGCCATCTATAATGCTGATTTCAGTGTAAAGCAGCTAATATTTAACACATTAGGCTTATCCCTAATCGATTCCACACAATGGTTTGTAATTACCATTATAATATTTTATGTATTTTTTTATCTATCCTTTAGGTTTTTAAGCTTAAAAATTGCCCCTCATGTACTTCTTGGTCTTACCGGTATTTACTTTTTCTCATTATTATTATTCGCATTTAGATTTCAATGGATATATAATACAGCTTTTTGTTTTCCTCTTGGAGTCTATACAGCTTTACATTATGATAGCTTTGTGAACTTTATTAAAAAGCATTACATATCCTGCTTAATTTCATCTTTAGTATTGTTCTTGGTATTTTTCTCTTTAGGTAATCTTATTCCATCAATATTTATGAGCTTATGCAATACAATATCCTCTGTGCTTTTCGTATTTGTAATTTTACTATTCCTATTTAAAGTAAAATTAAATTCTAAGCCACTTATCTTTATAAGTACCATGGCTTATGAATTATATATCATTCATGTGAAAATTATGGTACCCTATTTTAATTCTGTATCATTAAAAGGAAGTTACACTGTATATATCTACCTTATAATAACTATATTAGTATCATTCATATTTAGCAAATTTTTTAAATTGATACGATTTGATGGAAAAGCAAAACTAACAAAAAACATATAAAAATAAAGCGAAATAACAGCACTTAAGAATGTTTGAATCCTTATGAAATGCTGTTATTTCGCTTAACTAGAAATCTATGATTTACAATAGTTCTATTATACTGCTCTTATATTCCAGTAATTCCTTTGAGAACAATCTCTTAGTCTTATCCTCTTTAAAAAAATCTAAGTTGAATTTTTTCTTAACAATTCCAGGTTTTGAGCCCAATACATATACACTATCAGACAAAAATATAGCCTCTTCAATATCATGAGTTATAAAAACAATTGTCCTATTAAGCATATCTTTCATTTTAAGGAGCCACTTTTGCATATTTCCTTTTGTTATTGAATCTAATGCTCCAAAAGGTTCATCCAAAAGCATTATTTCCTCTGAAGAAAGAAAAGTTCTTAAAAAACTTGCTCTTTGTCTCATTCCACCCGAAAGTTCATATGGATATTTATTTTCATATCCTTTAAGTCCCATTACTTCAATATATTTTTGAGCTTTTTCTCTAGATTCTTTCTTATTTACACCTTTAATATCAAGGGGAAGTACAACATTTTTAATGACAGTTTTCCATGGAAGAAGTAAGTCCTTTTGCTGCATATATCCTATGTCACCTGAGACTTTAACTTCTCCACTTTCGGCTTTAATAAGCCCAGTTACTATATTAAACAAAGTGCTTTTGCCACAACCACTAGGTCCTAATATGGATACAAACTCTCCTGCTTTAACATCCAGCGAAATATCCTTTAGTATAGTTTCAGAATCAAAGCTTTTCGTTACATTTTTAATGCTTATAACCAAATCATTATTTTGACAAGTATTCATTTGTAAATGCATCCTTAGTATTTAAATCTTTCTTTATAAGACCCTTACTCTTCAAAAAATCCCCATAATTTTTCCAAACACTTGACTTCATTTCTCCCCATTTTGATATATCTGATGCATAATGAGTAACCATGTATTTTTGACTCTCCACTGCCAATTTTTCATCTATTTCAGGCGCGTATTTTCTAAGTATTTTTGCACTTTCCTCAGGATGCTTTACAGCATATTCATATCCCTTTTTAGTAGCTTTTAAGAATTTTTTAGCTTTATCAGGGTTCTCGTTTAATATTTTATTGTTCGTTATAAGTAATGGCGTATAGTAATCAAGTGCAGGGTCCAAATCCTTAACTGCTATATAATTAAGGGGAATTCCCTTTATCTTAGCTTCAATCCCTGTCCAACCTTCAAATACCCATGCAAAGTCTACATTCTTTTTAGTAGCTGCAAAGTAATCATCACTACCTATATTAACTATTTTAAGTTTA is a window of Clostridium pasteurianum DNA encoding:
- a CDS encoding ABC transporter ATP-binding protein produces the protein MNTCQNNDLVISIKNVTKSFDSETILKDISLDVKAGEFVSILGPSGCGKSTLFNIVTGLIKAESGEVKVSGDIGYMQQKDLLLPWKTVIKNVVLPLDIKGVNKKESREKAQKYIEVMGLKGYENKYPYELSGGMRQRASFLRTFLSSEEIMLLDEPFGALDSITKGNMQKWLLKMKDMLNRTIVFITHDIEEAIFLSDSVYVLGSKPGIVKKKFNLDFFKEDKTKRLFSKELLEYKSSIIELL
- a CDS encoding acyltransferase family protein, with the translated sequence MQHPGSMLIYTTFGYLAVSMFLFFSGYGLMTSKLKKQNYFKGFFSKRLSKVYIPFIIINMITLTALIAIYNADFSVKQLIFNTLGLSLIDSTQWFVITIIIFYVFFYLSFRFLSLKIAPHVLLGLTGIYFFSLLLFAFRFQWIYNTAFCFPLGVYTALHYDSFVNFIKKHYISCLISSLVLFLVFFSLGNLIPSIFMSLCNTISSVLFVFVILLFLFKVKLNSKPLIFISTMAYELYIIHVKIMVPYFNSVSLKGSYTVYIYLIITILVSFIFSKFFKLIRFDGKAKLTKNI
- a CDS encoding ABC transporter substrate-binding protein, producing the protein MATSMMVGCTNGSKKTSLEKTNVILDWTPNTNHTGMYVALNKGYYKEEGLDVKIIQPSDGNVTNLIATGKGDFGVSDQEDVTYALTSKNPLPIKAVATLMEHNTSGFAAPKSKNINSVKDFEGKVYGGWGSPSEEAVLKAVMEKNGADFSKLKIVNIGSDDYFAATKKNVDFAWVFEGWTGIEAKIKGIPLNYIAVKDLDPALDYYTPLLITNNKILNENPDKAKKFLKATKKGYEYAVKHPEESAKILRKYAPEIDEKLAVESQKYMVTHYASDISKWGEMKSSVWKNYGDFLKSKGLIKKDLNTKDAFTNEYLSK